The DNA region gcgattttgaatcaattgtATCACAAATAAAAGTTATCCAatgtgtttgaatttttttcatacacaaatgtatggaaattttagtgCGCCCCTTTGCCCCGCTACTTTCTTTTTAGGAAAAGTGTTggtaaaaaataagaataagaggaatttcaaaaattctttaaggGTTAGCAAGgtaaacttcaaatattagatCAAAATGGCAGAAAGGTGACTTTTCCCAATAACTTccacaaacttatttttttcacttaatttatgtaaatacataaaattgacCCTAAGGCAAGTGAGTTGGAAAAGAGTCGCGCGATTgataagttgttttttttgtcgGCTTCGTTTCGGGCGCGTTTTTGACGTGAAATGGGATGATTGCGGGGAGAGGAAGAATCCCGAATGTTCGAGAGACTCCGTCGGTGTCGGATTTTTAGACCCTTTACTTTTTATTGCTTTTAACGATTGAATGCAAtagcacagagaacagatgtacatctaggctctaacttgtgtgtaaacactGTTGCACCACAGAGAACAAATGTACATCTAGGCTctaacttgtgtgtaaacactgttgcactaaaaaaatgcgttgcatacaatcttgcatcaaagaaattatagtgtgcaggatacgcttggcggcgccaccgtcgcggttgagaatacttgacttaacaatgaaaaaggctcaataatttcggatgaaaataaatgttaacctcgtttaaatataaaattcacttcTGTATAATTCCAGTTGACTAACAATAATGCAAAAACataacagaaaattcattcaaaaatgatttttccagCGACAACTTAAAATAGTCCCTTTACACATGTTATGTCCGATTTCGTTTTGTTACTTTCTTTGGCGCGTAAAATTGCAACCCTCTGATGAAGGCGTTCAGATattggtctgatgtcgttcgtacggaatgttttatgcagtgattagatggtccaacgttctgctactgtGGGCCATCATGATTTCggaagtggcgctatctaggcggatggtgcacaccctagctcttttcaacgtattttggtttgaatttttacacacgtttttcaatgctgtttgttcaatgatatacatctgttctctgtggcaatagtttggttgaaaatatgcACTTCTGAAGAAAACTCAAGCTTGTTTACATctttatgaaaaaagtgttccatatTTGTCGATTTCAGAGATCAatggttttctttatttttaagtaaaagttgaaatttgaaatgtttccaaataaAGGATAaagtaaatcaatgattttctatgttttatggACGATCTCCAATTTGTTCAGAATAAATGCAATGACTGCATatgtttgattgtttttaaattaccaGTCAACAAAAATTATACTAAGTGCAGTTGTCGTCTAGACAGCACTGGAATCGGACGTGTGTGTCAGTAGTCTAGTGATACAGTTCAAGGTCATTCGGTTTTGTTGAATAACAATGGAACCTCGGCGAGATTTTACGCTAAGAGTTCATTTCGGAGCAGGTTCCCGGAAACCAAAAGATGCGGAAATTTTCCAGTTCTTCCGTAATTCCGTAAGGATGGACCAGCAGTGATTTGAGCGCAATGTTCCGGGAGGATCATAGCCTGTACATTCGATTCAAATTAACAAAGGGATTGGAAGACGCCTTTTCTGGGTTAGGTCCGAAAACCACGTTTTCGTACAGCGATGGAACGACGTCCGACGTAACAGTGGCGGATGCTGGAGGTGTTTCGAAGTACGTCCGTATCTGCGGATTGCCGCCAGAGGTTGAAAATGACCGGATCGAAGAGGTTTTGGGTAAATACGGAAAAGTTTACCAGTTTAATCGAGAGCGATAcgccgtgtggatcaatcggaccgcgcactggactcacaatccagaggtcgccggttcgaatcccgcggcgggcgctctaaaattctttgtgtaaatatgggtatttggcgccgtcgctccggGCCATActctcaaacacttaggagcccagggcggcgaagtccttgtagaaaaaaaggaagacactagtggttggtactagcaatggtggccgacagctataaagtcaacttcgttttcgttCGATACGCCGAAGAAACAGGATTTCCAATTTGGAGTGGTGTTCGTGGAGTTTTTATGGAGGTGATCGTCGAAATACCAGCGCAGGATTTACTATGATGGATTAGGTAATAAATGTTTCGTTTGTGGTTCGAAGGATCATGTGAAAGCTAATTGTAAGGATCGAGGAAAACAGCAGCAGAAATCGAAAACTACGTCAACAAAGGAGTCTACCTCAATCGCAACTGtattccctagtaacatttttaaacttacaggttttatcatggttctggaaaccctcatacgacctcaataggcttttatggcctacttaaaacctaaaatgttaccagggTTGGCAAACAGTTCTACATCATCCCAGCCAGACAAAGTAAAGTCTGGTGGTTCAGAAGTGTAAGACAACAACAAAATGATCTCAAAACCAGCAATCACTAGTGAGGGAATAAAGCCTTATCCAAATGATCTTCAATAAGGGCATAATAAGTCCAAATGAAGTCTGGCTAGAAAACCCCGGCACAGTAGTTGATTTCATCCTAGAAATCTTGCCAAACTGGGGTACATCGCAGTGTCAGCCAATGACCGTAACCCTAAATGGTAACGTGTCATCCTGAAATTTGCGATAACAAAATGGGTATACCGCAATAGATCAACTCAATGGTCGCAGTGGTTCtaaacccaacaaaaaaaaaaaaaatgataagaaaATACCATATAGATTCAAGGCGGGAAAGCTGATAATCGACGAAGAATTTGTAAAATACTGGGACGATCGAGATGAAATGGTCCTACAAAGGAGAGCTGCAGAAAAGGAAAGACAGGATCGatgtaattaatttatttatttatcatctTTGCAGACTTTAGGGTTTCTTACTAACTAAGCAACAAAATTCTACTTCTAAACATAGATTTACACACATtaaagtcaaaattttccaaaatagtcgAGTGATTGAACTTTCTACAGCAGGCGTCAAGAGGGTTTTGGTGTCCGTAGTTCGTCGTGTGTCTTGGTATGTCGAGAAGCTGATGGTTCCGAAGTTCTCTTGAGGGAACTCGGATGTGGACTTCTTCGAGTAGGTCACTGCAGTCGATGTTGTTCCGCAAGACGTCAAACACAAACAGTCGTTGAAGGAGAACTCTTCTGTGTTGGAGTGTTGGCAGGCCGACCAGAGCGCACAGGTTCGTGTAGGGTGCCAGCGTCACAGGGTCGTTCCAGGGCAACACTCGAGCTGCAAACCTTACGAACCGACGCTGGATACTCTCGATCTTCTGCTGATGGACGGCGTAATACGGCGCCCACACCGGTACGGCGTACTCCAACACACTGCGAACTAGCGAGAAGTACAGCGTTTTGAGGACCCTCACGTCGGTGAAACCAGCAGCATTTCTTCGAAGGAAACCGAGCAGAGCGTACGATTTGGCCACGGAGATGGAGACGTGCTGGTTGAATTCCATCTTGCAGTCAATCGTGACGCCCAAGTCCACGATGGAGTGAACGCGTTCGAGTGTGGATCGGCCCATGTTGTACTCCGCAAGATTTGGGCTCCGAATCCTGTAGAACGAGATCAGCTTGCACTTTTTCTCGTTCACTTCCATTCCGTTCTGAACGCACCAGCGAAGCAGCACGTTGATGTCTTCCTGGAGAGCACGGACGTCGTCAGAATCTCAATTCGCCGGAATATTTTGAGGTCATCGGCGTACAGCAGCTTGCATGACTGGAGACGGGAACACAGGTCATTGATGAACAGCACGAAAATCAACGGGCCAAGGTGGCTTCCTTGCGGGACGCCGGAAGGTATTTCGTAGCAGGTCGAGAGAGAACCAGCGATCTTCACATAGGCGGAACGGTGATGAACTGATAGATTGCTTTTTATATctctgtgattttttattgttgtttaataaactgattttatgaaaaaatagtgtATGCTGGACGAAAAGTCCATTAAAGTGGCAATAAAGTGTTACCAGGATTGGTcctttgaaaaatctaaaaatcttgaGCAGATGCTTCAGCTCAACTTCACGTGGTTTTGCCATTCTAATATTTTCTGACAATGAGCGAAATGAGCGGATGAGCCATTCAAAAAGAGCCGATcattgaaaaatctaaaaatcttgaGCAGATGCTTCAGCTCAACTTCACGTGTTTTTGCCATTCTAATATTTTCTGACTTTGAGCGAAATGAGCGGATGAGCCATTCAAAAAGTGCCGAtcatttaaatgagcgaacaaaaatgagcggctcacagaaatgagcggttttgccaaccactagtgttttttgacgcgccacgcgcaaaaacggaaaaaattacgaaaacgggaaaaacgtttttttttactaaaactgctaAACAACTAAACCTATAAATGTTTAGGCACCAAAAGtggcgtctttcaattacacaaaatttgatacccaaacatgtatacatagaaaaaaatatgtaaatttacacagcacgttattactgtttcttatgtaaactcactcaaaataatgttgaaatattactccaatgtaaatctaaatctaatggaaacgttgagcatggaaactcaaatctgatgaatttctacccgtgttcggcttcctgtaaattcctatttaatgtaaatcatatatccaatgtatttctgctaAACGtagacttcaaaactacccgaactaaaaatatttttttggtcctctttctatcgctctcatacttcgctggcccactgcctgagcctcgacctgaacaagttgatgatTTATCCGCTCGTTAATAAAATGCGAAgttggctcagtcggcagcgggtagcagcagtaacaccgaacatcctacccgtcgtccgttcgattaacgtccagcgttattccacttggccttcgacgagaaagcgtcccctacctgtgaaacaactatttgaaatcagaattttcTTTTGCTGCCcgtttcaataatttaaaaatagaacataggccacacccttctCCTTCTGCAACCCAA from Culex quinquefasciatus strain JHB chromosome 3, VPISU_Cqui_1.0_pri_paternal, whole genome shotgun sequence includes:
- the LOC119769056 gene encoding uncharacterized protein LOC119769056; the encoded protein is MEVNEKKCKLISFYRIRSPNLAEYNMGRSTLERVHSIVDLGVTIDCKMEFNQHVSISVAKSYALLGFLRRNAAGFTDVRVLKTLYFSLVRSVLEYAVPVWAPYYAVHQQKIESIQRRFDDTLPFRVTVIG